From a single Strix uralensis isolate ZFMK-TIS-50842 chromosome 25, bStrUra1, whole genome shotgun sequence genomic region:
- the LOC141954562 gene encoding uncharacterized protein LOC141954562 isoform X1 — translation MPRRAVPPPAPGAAVAGLAGLRAAAVLLCAALGTGPARGQLSPLFPFPFRDPALPWHRRLDDLLGRLSPAELVLQVARGGAMGNGPAPPIPRLGIAPYNWNTECLRGDAEAPGWATAFPQALGLAAAFSPELVYRVANATATEVRAKHNDFVATGRYSDHTGLSCFSPVLNIMRHPLWGRNQETYGEDPFLSGELARSFVQGLQGPHPRYVKASAGCKHFSVHGGPENIPVSRLSFDAKVLERDWRSTFLPQFQACVRAGSYSFMCSYNRINGVPACANKKLLTDILRSEWGFEGYVVSDEGALELIMLGHHYTRTFLETAVASMNAGCNLELSYGVRNNVFMQIPQALAMGNITLQMLRDRVRPLFYTRMRLGEFDPPAMNPYSTLDLSVVQSPEHRNLSLEAAVKSFVLLKNVRGTLPLRARDLPGKRLAVVGPFADNPRVLFGDYAPVPEPRYIYTPRRGLGMLPANVSFAAGCHEPRCQEYSPKEVAEAAGAADVVVVCLGTGTDVETEAKDRRDLSLPGHQLELLQDAVKAAAGRPVILLLFNAGPLDVSWAQAHAGVGAILACFFPAQATGLAIARVLLGEVGANPAGRLPATWPAGMHQVPPMENYTMEGRTYRYYGQEAPLYPFGYGLSYTTFRYRDLVLSPPALPICANLSVSVVLQNTGQRDGEEVVQLYLRWEQSSVPVPRWQLVAFRRVAVPAGQETKLSFQVVAEQRAIWAQDWRLEPGTFTLFAGGQQPGQQLRAPSEVLSARFSVTGAARPLRTC, via the exons ATGCCGCGCCGAGccgtccccccgcccgccccgggagcGGCCgtggcggggctggcggggctcCGGGCCGCCGCCGTGCTGCTGTGCGCGGCGCTGggcaccggcccggcccgggggcagctctcccccctcttccccttccctttccgGGACCCGGCGCTGCCCTGGCACCGCCGCCTCGACGACCTGCTGGGCCGGCTGAGCCCCGCCGAGCTGGTGCTGcag GTGGCGAGGGGGGGTGCGATGGGGAACGGCCCCGCGCCCCCCATCCCGCGGCTGGGCATCGCGCCCTACAACTGGAACACGGAGTGTCTGCGGGGCGACGCGGAGGCGCCCGGCTGGGCCACGGCTTTCCCCCAGGCGCTGGGGCTCGCCGCCGCCTTCAG CCCTGAGCTCGTCTACCGGGTGGCCAATGCCACGGCCACCGAGGTGAGAGCCAAGCACAACGACTTTGTCGCCACTGGCCGCTACAGTGACCACACGGGGCTCAGCTGCTTCAGCCCTGTCCTCAACATCATGAGGCACCCACTGTGGGGCAGGAACCAG GAGACCTACGGGGAGGACCCGTTCCTGAGCGGGGAGCTGGCCCGCAGCTTcgtgcaggggctgcagggcccgCACCCCCGCTACGTCAAGGCCAGCGCCGGCTGCAAGCACTTCAGCGTGCATGGGGGCCCCGAGAACATCCCCGTCTCCAGGCTCAGCTTCGACGCCAAG GTGCTGGAGCGGGACTGGCGCTCCACCTTCCTGCCCCAGTTCCAGGCCTGCGTGCGCGCCGGCTCCTACAGCTTCATGTGCAGCTACAACAG GATCAACGGCGTTCCCGCCTGCGCCAACAAGAAGCTGCTGACGGACATCCTGCGCAGCGAGTGGGGGTTCGAGGGCTACGTGGTGAGCGACGAGGGGGCCCTGGAGCTCATCATGCTGGGGCACCACTACACACGCACCTTCCTGGAGACGGCGGTCG CCTCGATGAACGCCGGCTGCAACCTGGAGCTCTCCTACGGCGTGAGGAACAATGTCTTCATGCAGATCCCCCAGGCTCTGGCCATGGGCAACATCACGCTGCAG ATGCTGCGCGACCGGGTCCGGCCCCTCTTCTACACGCGGATGCGGCTGGGGGAGTTCGACCCCCCAGCCATGAACCCCTACAGCACCCTGGACCTGAGCGTGGTGCAGAGCCCCGAGCACCGCAACCTCTCACTGGAAGCTGCTGTCAAGAGCTTCGTGCTGCTGAAGAACGTGCGGGGGACGCTGCCCCTCCGGGCCCGGGATCTGCCCGGCAAGCGCCTCGCG GTGGTGGGTCCCTTTGCCGACAACCCCCGGGTGCTGTTCGGGGACTACGCGCCGGTGCCGGAGCCGCGGTACATCTACACCCCCCG gagggggctggggatgctgccgGCCAATGTCAGCTTCGCGGCGGGCTGCCACGAGCCGCGGTGCCAGGAGTACTCGCCCAAGGAGGTGGCCGAAGCGGCGGGGGCAGCCGATGTGGTGGTGGTCTGCCTGGGCACAG GGACGGATGTGGAGACGGAGGCGAAGGACCGGAGGGACTTGTCCCTGCCAGGCcaccagctggagctgctgcaggacGCCGTGAAGGCGG ccgCCGGGCGACCCGTCATCCTGCTGCTGTTCAACGCGGGGCCCCTGGACGTGAGCTGGGCGCAGGCGCACGCGGGCGTGGGGGCCATCCTGGCATGCTTCTTCCCCGCCCAGGCCACCGGCCTCGCCATCGCCAGGGTCCTGCTGGGTGAGGTGGGGGCCAACCCGGCCGGCCGGCTGCCAGCCACGTGGCCTGCGGGCATGCACCAG GTGCCGCCGATGGAGAACTACACCATGGAGGGACGGACATACCGGTACTACGGGCAGGAGGCCCCACTCTACCCCTTTGGCTACGGGCTGTCCTACACCACCTTCCGGTACCGGGACCTGGTGCTGAGCCCCCCGGCGCTGCCCATCTGTGCCAACCTCTCCGTGTCTGTGGTGCTGCAGAACACGGGACAGCGGGACGGCGAGGAG GTGGTGCAGCTGTACCTGCGGTGGGAGCAGTCATCCGTGCCGGTGCCGCGCTGGCAGCTGGTGGCTTTCCGCCGCGTGGCCGTGCCGGCTGGCCAGGAGACCAAGCTGTCCTTCCAGGTGGTGGCCGAGCAGCGCGCTATCTGGGCACAGGACTGGCGCCTCGAGCCCGGCACCTTCACCCTCTTTGCCGGTGGCCAGCAGCCAGGCCAGCAGCTGCGGGCGCCCTCGGAGGTGCTGAGCGCGCGGTTCAGCGTCACCGGTGCTGCCCGGCCCCTGCGCACGTGCTAG
- the LOC141954562 gene encoding uncharacterized protein LOC141954562 isoform X2, whose product MPRRAVPPPAPGAAVAGLAGLRAAAVLLCAALGTGPARGQLSPLFPFPFRDPALPWHRRLDDLLGRLSPAELVLQVARGGAMGNGPAPPIPRLGIAPYNWNTECLRGDAEAPGWATAFPQALGLAAAFSPELVYRVANATATEVRAKHNDFVATGRYSDHTGLSCFSPVLNIMRHPLWGRNQETYGEDPFLSGELARSFVQGLQGPHPRYVKASAGCKHFSVHGGPENIPVSRLSFDAKFQACVRAGSYSFMCSYNRINGVPACANKKLLTDILRSEWGFEGYVVSDEGALELIMLGHHYTRTFLETAVASMNAGCNLELSYGVRNNVFMQIPQALAMGNITLQMLRDRVRPLFYTRMRLGEFDPPAMNPYSTLDLSVVQSPEHRNLSLEAAVKSFVLLKNVRGTLPLRARDLPGKRLAVVGPFADNPRVLFGDYAPVPEPRYIYTPRRGLGMLPANVSFAAGCHEPRCQEYSPKEVAEAAGAADVVVVCLGTGTDVETEAKDRRDLSLPGHQLELLQDAVKAAAGRPVILLLFNAGPLDVSWAQAHAGVGAILACFFPAQATGLAIARVLLGEVGANPAGRLPATWPAGMHQVPPMENYTMEGRTYRYYGQEAPLYPFGYGLSYTTFRYRDLVLSPPALPICANLSVSVVLQNTGQRDGEEVVQLYLRWEQSSVPVPRWQLVAFRRVAVPAGQETKLSFQVVAEQRAIWAQDWRLEPGTFTLFAGGQQPGQQLRAPSEVLSARFSVTGAARPLRTC is encoded by the exons ATGCCGCGCCGAGccgtccccccgcccgccccgggagcGGCCgtggcggggctggcggggctcCGGGCCGCCGCCGTGCTGCTGTGCGCGGCGCTGggcaccggcccggcccgggggcagctctcccccctcttccccttccctttccgGGACCCGGCGCTGCCCTGGCACCGCCGCCTCGACGACCTGCTGGGCCGGCTGAGCCCCGCCGAGCTGGTGCTGcag GTGGCGAGGGGGGGTGCGATGGGGAACGGCCCCGCGCCCCCCATCCCGCGGCTGGGCATCGCGCCCTACAACTGGAACACGGAGTGTCTGCGGGGCGACGCGGAGGCGCCCGGCTGGGCCACGGCTTTCCCCCAGGCGCTGGGGCTCGCCGCCGCCTTCAG CCCTGAGCTCGTCTACCGGGTGGCCAATGCCACGGCCACCGAGGTGAGAGCCAAGCACAACGACTTTGTCGCCACTGGCCGCTACAGTGACCACACGGGGCTCAGCTGCTTCAGCCCTGTCCTCAACATCATGAGGCACCCACTGTGGGGCAGGAACCAG GAGACCTACGGGGAGGACCCGTTCCTGAGCGGGGAGCTGGCCCGCAGCTTcgtgcaggggctgcagggcccgCACCCCCGCTACGTCAAGGCCAGCGCCGGCTGCAAGCACTTCAGCGTGCATGGGGGCCCCGAGAACATCCCCGTCTCCAGGCTCAGCTTCGACGCCAAG TTCCAGGCCTGCGTGCGCGCCGGCTCCTACAGCTTCATGTGCAGCTACAACAG GATCAACGGCGTTCCCGCCTGCGCCAACAAGAAGCTGCTGACGGACATCCTGCGCAGCGAGTGGGGGTTCGAGGGCTACGTGGTGAGCGACGAGGGGGCCCTGGAGCTCATCATGCTGGGGCACCACTACACACGCACCTTCCTGGAGACGGCGGTCG CCTCGATGAACGCCGGCTGCAACCTGGAGCTCTCCTACGGCGTGAGGAACAATGTCTTCATGCAGATCCCCCAGGCTCTGGCCATGGGCAACATCACGCTGCAG ATGCTGCGCGACCGGGTCCGGCCCCTCTTCTACACGCGGATGCGGCTGGGGGAGTTCGACCCCCCAGCCATGAACCCCTACAGCACCCTGGACCTGAGCGTGGTGCAGAGCCCCGAGCACCGCAACCTCTCACTGGAAGCTGCTGTCAAGAGCTTCGTGCTGCTGAAGAACGTGCGGGGGACGCTGCCCCTCCGGGCCCGGGATCTGCCCGGCAAGCGCCTCGCG GTGGTGGGTCCCTTTGCCGACAACCCCCGGGTGCTGTTCGGGGACTACGCGCCGGTGCCGGAGCCGCGGTACATCTACACCCCCCG gagggggctggggatgctgccgGCCAATGTCAGCTTCGCGGCGGGCTGCCACGAGCCGCGGTGCCAGGAGTACTCGCCCAAGGAGGTGGCCGAAGCGGCGGGGGCAGCCGATGTGGTGGTGGTCTGCCTGGGCACAG GGACGGATGTGGAGACGGAGGCGAAGGACCGGAGGGACTTGTCCCTGCCAGGCcaccagctggagctgctgcaggacGCCGTGAAGGCGG ccgCCGGGCGACCCGTCATCCTGCTGCTGTTCAACGCGGGGCCCCTGGACGTGAGCTGGGCGCAGGCGCACGCGGGCGTGGGGGCCATCCTGGCATGCTTCTTCCCCGCCCAGGCCACCGGCCTCGCCATCGCCAGGGTCCTGCTGGGTGAGGTGGGGGCCAACCCGGCCGGCCGGCTGCCAGCCACGTGGCCTGCGGGCATGCACCAG GTGCCGCCGATGGAGAACTACACCATGGAGGGACGGACATACCGGTACTACGGGCAGGAGGCCCCACTCTACCCCTTTGGCTACGGGCTGTCCTACACCACCTTCCGGTACCGGGACCTGGTGCTGAGCCCCCCGGCGCTGCCCATCTGTGCCAACCTCTCCGTGTCTGTGGTGCTGCAGAACACGGGACAGCGGGACGGCGAGGAG GTGGTGCAGCTGTACCTGCGGTGGGAGCAGTCATCCGTGCCGGTGCCGCGCTGGCAGCTGGTGGCTTTCCGCCGCGTGGCCGTGCCGGCTGGCCAGGAGACCAAGCTGTCCTTCCAGGTGGTGGCCGAGCAGCGCGCTATCTGGGCACAGGACTGGCGCCTCGAGCCCGGCACCTTCACCCTCTTTGCCGGTGGCCAGCAGCCAGGCCAGCAGCTGCGGGCGCCCTCGGAGGTGCTGAGCGCGCGGTTCAGCGTCACCGGTGCTGCCCGGCCCCTGCGCACGTGCTAG